Proteins co-encoded in one Schistocerca cancellata isolate TAMUIC-IGC-003103 chromosome 5, iqSchCanc2.1, whole genome shotgun sequence genomic window:
- the LOC126188987 gene encoding putative uncharacterized protein DDB_G0287191, with amino-acid sequence MAPSRTALLTLLLGLTALAAVWAEPSGPLHQHFIVRVPYPIHTVHHHKIHKVPVHHYFHALHHHHVHPLAVPVPPPALVEHQFVHY; translated from the exons TTGCTGACGCTGCTGCTGGGTCTGACCGCGCTTGCTGCCGTGTGGGCCGAGCCGTCGGGACCCCTACA CCAACACTTCATCGTGCGCGTACCGTACCCGATCCACACGGTGCACCACCACAAGATCCACAAGGTGCCCGTGCACCACTACTTCCACGCGCTGCACCACCACCACGTCCACCCCCTGGCTGTCCCAGTGCCGCCGCCTGCGCTTGTTGAGCATCAGTTCGTCCACTACTGA